In a single window of the Anaerocolumna cellulosilytica genome:
- a CDS encoding GntR family transcriptional regulator produces MYTMERMEKETAREYAFRVIKYNIISLELTPGSMVSENELAEEMGISRTPVREALIELSKLKVVEIYPQRGSFISLIDNELVEEARFVRLLLEQTMVMESCDAASEENLLALEEILRLQDFYLERGAKDKLLQLDNEFHELLFTINNKKFTYDLISGMMTHFDRVRRLSLSVIKDSKNISDHKKLVDAIRNKDKELAKEVITDHLSRYKLNKIELMEQYPAYFKLK; encoded by the coding sequence ATGTATACAATGGAACGAATGGAGAAAGAAACCGCCAGGGAATATGCTTTCCGGGTTATAAAATACAATATTATTTCTCTGGAGCTTACTCCTGGCAGTATGGTAAGTGAAAATGAACTTGCAGAAGAGATGGGAATTAGCAGAACGCCTGTAAGAGAAGCATTGATAGAGCTTAGTAAACTAAAAGTAGTAGAAATTTATCCCCAAAGGGGAAGCTTTATCTCCTTAATTGATAATGAATTGGTAGAAGAGGCAAGATTTGTTCGTCTGCTCTTAGAACAAACTATGGTTATGGAGTCCTGTGATGCAGCAAGTGAGGAAAACCTTCTTGCGCTGGAAGAAATATTAAGATTGCAGGATTTTTATCTGGAAAGAGGAGCTAAAGATAAGTTGCTGCAATTAGATAATGAATTTCATGAGTTACTGTTTACCATTAATAATAAGAAATTTACGTATGATTTAATCAGCGGCATGATGACTCATTTTGACCGTGTCAGAAGATTAAGCCTATCGGTTATCAAGGATTCTAAAAACATATCGGATCATAAAAAATTAGTCGACGCAATCAGAAATAAGGATAAAGAACTGGCAAAAGAAGTCATTACAGACCATTTGTCCCGGTATAAACTAAATAAGATTGAACTAATGGAGCAATATCCTGCGTATTTTAAATTAAAATGA
- a CDS encoding mannitol dehydrogenase family protein, whose product MKLKLDELNNRQQWEEKGYEIPAFSIEKMKENTKHKPEWVHFGGGNIFRAFPAAVCQELLNQGIMESGIIVAEGYDYEIIEHSYKNSDNLTLLVTLMPDGNLQKKVIASVAEALCVDTANTSDWNRLVEIFKNPSLKVVSFTITEKGYSLKSQNGEYMPAVAKDFKNNPKQAESYIGKLVALCYERFLAGKLPGNLQGKLPLALVSMDNCSHNGSKLKEAVTSFAKIWVENGITAPEFLEYVSEDISYPWSMIDKITPRPADSVLEILKADGFEDTEAYITSKNTYIAPFVNAEAPQYLVIEDAFNNGKLPLDLGGIIYTDRATVDKVEKMKVCTCLNPLHTALAIFGCLLSYDKISDEMKDQELTALIKKIGYQEGLPVVVDPGIIKPADFLQEVLSVRLPNPFMPDTPQRIACDTSQKLSIRFGETIKAYIERPDLDVTQLTFIPLVLAGWCRYLMGVNDKGQPFELSPDPMLNHLVPLFSDINLGENIDVTKCLKDILSNDLIFGVDLYKVGLGEKIEGFFKEMIKGEGAVRDTLKKYLDEEQHL is encoded by the coding sequence ATGAAGTTAAAACTAGACGAACTTAATAATAGACAGCAATGGGAAGAGAAGGGGTATGAAATTCCTGCTTTTTCAATAGAGAAAATGAAAGAAAATACAAAGCATAAACCGGAGTGGGTACACTTTGGCGGGGGCAATATATTTAGAGCATTTCCGGCTGCTGTATGCCAGGAGCTTTTAAACCAAGGCATTATGGAAAGTGGAATTATAGTAGCAGAGGGCTATGACTATGAAATTATAGAACACAGCTATAAAAATAGTGATAATTTGACGCTTTTAGTTACCTTAATGCCGGACGGAAATTTACAAAAGAAAGTGATAGCCAGTGTGGCAGAGGCTTTATGTGTAGATACTGCTAATACATCTGACTGGAACCGGTTGGTAGAAATCTTTAAAAACCCGAGTCTTAAGGTAGTGTCATTTACTATTACTGAAAAGGGATATAGTTTAAAAAGTCAGAATGGAGAGTACATGCCTGCTGTTGCAAAGGACTTTAAAAATAATCCAAAGCAGGCAGAAAGTTATATTGGTAAGCTGGTAGCACTATGCTACGAAAGATTTTTAGCAGGAAAACTTCCAGGGAATTTGCAAGGAAAACTTCCCTTAGCTTTAGTAAGTATGGATAATTGCTCCCACAATGGAAGCAAATTAAAGGAAGCAGTAACGTCATTTGCGAAAATATGGGTGGAAAACGGGATTACAGCACCTGAATTTCTTGAATATGTATCCGAAGACATCTCCTATCCTTGGTCTATGATTGATAAAATTACACCAAGACCAGCAGACTCTGTTCTGGAAATTTTAAAAGCAGACGGTTTTGAAGATACGGAGGCCTATATTACATCAAAGAATACGTACATTGCACCTTTTGTAAATGCTGAAGCACCACAATATCTGGTTATAGAGGATGCGTTTAACAATGGAAAACTGCCGTTAGACTTGGGCGGAATTATATATACCGACAGGGCTACCGTTGATAAGGTTGAAAAAATGAAGGTGTGTACCTGCTTAAATCCTTTGCATACAGCATTGGCTATCTTTGGTTGTCTTTTGTCTTATGATAAAATATCAGATGAGATGAAGGATCAGGAGTTAACTGCGCTGATTAAAAAAATCGGATATCAGGAAGGGCTTCCGGTAGTAGTTGATCCGGGTATCATTAAACCTGCCGATTTTCTACAAGAAGTCTTAAGTGTAAGGCTTCCTAATCCATTTATGCCAGACACACCGCAACGAATCGCCTGTGATACCTCACAAAAGCTAAGTATTCGGTTTGGTGAAACAATTAAGGCGTATATAGAGCGACCGGATTTAGATGTGACGCAGCTTACATTTATACCTCTAGTATTAGCTGGTTGGTGCCGTTATTTAATGGGGGTTAATGATAAGGGACAACCATTTGAGTTAAGTCCTGATCCGATGCTGAATCATTTAGTACCCCTATTTTCTGATATTAACTTGGGAGAGAATATAGATGTTACTAAGTGTCTTAAAGATATATTGTCAAATGATTTAATCTTTGGTGTTGATTTATATAAGGTTGGTTTGGGTGAGAAAATCGAAGGCTTCTTTAAAGAAATGATAAAGGGAGAGGGCGCCGTTCGAGACACTTTGAAAAAGTATCTTGACGAAGAGCAACATTTATAA
- the uxuA gene encoding mannonate dehydratase, which produces MQMTLRWFGSKHDSVTLEQIRQIPGVKGVITTLYDIPAGEAWTLEDILKLKGEVNAGGLELAGIESVNIHDSIKIGLPDREGYIDNYITTLENLGKADIHLVCYNFMPVFDWTRADLAKVRPDGSTVLSYDQEIIDKIDPIKMFNEIDKKSNGFVLPGWEPERLGRVKELFEKYKDVDSEKLFENLVYFLKRIQSVCEQYDIKMAIHPDDPAWPVFNLPRIVTNKENVIRLLKAVDAKFNGLTFCSGSYGSNPNNDLCGIIHAAKGRIHFAHVRNLIHHAPGKFDEAAHLSSDGSFDMYEIMKALYETEFDGPIRPDHGRAIWGEVSMPGYGLYDRALGATYLNGLLEAIEKSH; this is translated from the coding sequence ATGCAAATGACATTACGTTGGTTTGGTAGTAAACATGATTCCGTTACATTGGAGCAAATTAGACAAATTCCCGGAGTAAAAGGAGTAATCACAACTCTTTATGATATTCCGGCGGGAGAGGCCTGGACTTTAGAAGATATATTAAAATTAAAAGGAGAAGTAAACGCCGGTGGTCTAGAGCTTGCAGGAATAGAAAGTGTTAATATCCATGATTCTATAAAGATTGGTTTACCGGACAGAGAAGGGTATATCGATAATTATATAACTACTCTTGAGAATTTGGGAAAGGCTGATATCCATTTGGTATGTTATAATTTTATGCCTGTATTTGACTGGACCCGAGCTGATTTAGCAAAGGTAAGGCCAGATGGTTCCACTGTATTATCCTACGATCAGGAAATAATTGATAAAATAGATCCCATAAAAATGTTTAATGAAATTGACAAAAAGAGTAATGGTTTCGTTCTTCCGGGCTGGGAACCAGAACGTCTTGGACGCGTAAAAGAGCTATTTGAAAAATATAAGGATGTGGACAGTGAGAAGCTGTTTGAAAATCTTGTATATTTCTTAAAGAGAATTCAATCGGTTTGTGAGCAATATGATATAAAAATGGCAATTCACCCGGATGATCCAGCTTGGCCGGTATTTAATCTTCCAAGAATTGTAACAAATAAAGAAAATGTAATAAGGCTTTTAAAGGCAGTAGACGCAAAATTCAATGGTTTAACGTTTTGTTCCGGCTCCTATGGTTCTAATCCAAACAATGATTTATGTGGTATAATACATGCAGCTAAGGGAAGAATTCATTTTGCACATGTCAGAAATCTCATTCACCACGCGCCCGGTAAATTTGATGAAGCAGCACATTTATCTAGTGACGGTTCTTTTGATATGTATGAAATTATGAAAGCTTTATATGAAACGGAGTTTGATGGACCTATCCGTCCTGACCATGGACGAGCAATCTGGGGAGAAGTATCTATGCCCGGCTACGGTCTGTATGACAGAGCCTTAGGCGCAACTTATTTGAACGGCTTACTTGAGGCTATTGAAAAATCACATTAA